The nucleotide sequence GGGCGGGCGGTTCCTGGGTGGGCAGGAACAGCCGCATGAACTCGTTGATGCGGTCGGCCAGGACGGGAATCGCGCCGCCGCAGTGCGGGACGATCACCCGCAGGTTCGGATGACGCGTCAGGACGCCCGCCATCACCAGGTCGGTGACCGTGCGGGCGGTGTCGAAGATGTACTCGACCATCGGCCGTGGTCTGCCGAGCGCCGATTGTTCCCAGCACACCGGTGAGGTGGGGTGCAGGAAGACCACGGCCTGCCGGCGGTCGAGTTCCGCGAAGACGGGGTCGAGGCGCTGGTCGCCCAGGTACACACCGTGCGTATGCGTCAGCAACGCCACGCCGTCGGCGCCGAGTTCGTCGAAGGCGAAGGTGATCTCCTCCAACGCGCCGTCCACGTCCGGAAGCGGTAGCGACACGAAGTTACCGAAGCGGCCCGCATGGTCCCGGGTCAGTTCGGCGGTGTACTCGTTGACGTGCCGGGCCAGGAGGCGGGCCGCCTTGTCGTCGCCGAAGTGCACGCCGGGGGAGGACATGGACAGCATGGCGGTGTCGATGCCGTTGCGGTCCATCAGGTCGAGGTGCGCTTGCACGGACCATGACGGCCAGGCTCCCATGCCGTCGGGGTGGGTGTGGCCCGCGGCTGTCGCCTGCTGGACGTAGAAGTCGGGCAGGAGGTGGGCGTGGACGTCGATGAGGCCGGA is from Streptomyces sp. NBC_01314 and encodes:
- a CDS encoding amidohydrolase family protein, producing MSSGLIDVHAHLLPDFYVQQATAAGHTHPDGMGAWPSWSVQAHLDLMDRNGIDTAMLSMSSPGVHFGDDKAARLLARHVNEYTAELTRDHAGRFGNFVSLPLPDVDGALEEITFAFDELGADGVALLTHTHGVYLGDQRLDPVFAELDRRQAVVFLHPTSPVCWEQSALGRPRPMVEYIFDTARTVTDLVMAGVLTRHPNLRVIVPHCGGAIPVLADRINEFMRLFLPTQEPPAPDAVQQLRGLYYDMAGTAFPRQVPALLNLVDPDRVLFGSDYCWTPPPLADAHIAAIDTAESPVEGTTWRSLTTANAQHLFPRKRR